From one Formosa sediminum genomic stretch:
- a CDS encoding DUF368 domain-containing protein produces MESTRTLSDKIFLVLKGLGMGAANKVPGISGGVVAFVSGFYEEFIYSLQKFNGKALKLLVNGRFKSLYQYINGRFLSLLFLGMIISYFSISKILDYLIQHYELYVWSVFFGMIIGSIYYISKDFKDWNYKTILALIIGTALGISISFLDPAKENDNLWFVFFCGIISVSGMTLPGFSGSFILILLGNYVLLLVDSVNALYDTVAQIIQWDFSFSHNPLRIRLLQVLTVFTLGSLTGLVTFSHVLSYILKHYKSITMASIIGFIVGSLGVVWPWKETVYKTLESGEFAIDSTGAKVISNYIRYIPQLNTETYIAISLIILGIGLVLALEIYGEKTRTTHE; encoded by the coding sequence ATGGAAAGCACAAGAACATTATCTGATAAGATTTTCTTGGTCTTAAAAGGACTAGGAATGGGGGCGGCAAACAAGGTTCCAGGAATCTCGGGTGGTGTTGTTGCTTTTGTTTCTGGATTTTATGAAGAATTTATTTATTCGCTTCAAAAATTTAATGGTAAAGCGTTAAAGCTTCTTGTTAATGGTAGATTTAAAAGCTTGTACCAATACATAAATGGACGGTTTTTAAGCCTGCTATTTTTAGGAATGATTATTAGTTATTTTAGTATTTCTAAAATATTAGACTATTTAATTCAGCATTACGAACTCTATGTATGGAGTGTCTTTTTTGGAATGATTATAGGCTCCATCTATTACATTAGTAAAGATTTTAAAGACTGGAATTACAAAACTATTTTAGCTTTAATAATTGGCACAGCATTAGGTATTAGTATTAGTTTTCTAGATCCTGCAAAAGAAAATGATAATCTTTGGTTTGTATTTTTTTGTGGTATAATTAGTGTCTCGGGAATGACCCTTCCAGGATTTTCAGGATCCTTTATTTTAATTTTATTAGGTAATTATGTTTTATTATTGGTAGATTCTGTAAATGCCTTATACGACACTGTAGCCCAAATTATTCAATGGGATTTTAGTTTTTCACATAATCCCTTACGCATAAGGTTACTTCAAGTTTTAACCGTATTTACATTAGGGTCTTTAACAGGTTTAGTCACTTTTTCTCATGTACTAAGCTACATTTTAAAGCATTATAAGAGTATTACTATGGCATCGATTATTGGTTTTATTGTAGGTTCTTTAGGTGTAGTTTGGCCCTGGAAAGAAACTGTTTATAAAACATTAGAATCTGGAGAATTTGCAATAGACTCTACAGGGGCTAAAGTAATTTCAAATTATATTCGTTATATACCCCAATTAAACACAGAAACCTATATAGCTATATCTCTAATAATTTTAGGAATTGGACTTGTACTGGCTTTAGAAATATACGGCGAAAAAACACGAACTACACATGAATAA
- a CDS encoding DUF5606 family protein, giving the protein MSLDKVLAISGKPGLYKLIMQTRNGFIAESLLDNKRLSVTMNHNVSVLSEIAIYTLTEEVPLKSVLQTIATKENNGPSSISHKDSKDKLEEYFFEILPEYDEDRVYPSDIKKVIQWYNLLQKNDLLDFTDETEDDNETVSETPVSENE; this is encoded by the coding sequence ATGAGCTTAGATAAAGTATTAGCTATTTCAGGAAAACCAGGATTATATAAATTAATCATGCAAACAAGAAACGGATTTATTGCAGAATCTTTATTAGATAATAAAAGACTTTCTGTAACTATGAATCATAATGTAAGCGTTTTAAGTGAAATTGCTATTTATACATTAACAGAAGAAGTGCCTTTAAAATCAGTACTTCAAACTATTGCTACTAAAGAAAACAATGGTCCCTCAAGTATCAGTCATAAAGATAGTAAAGATAAGTTAGAAGAATACTTTTTTGAAATTTTACCAGAGTATGATGAAGATCGTGTATACCCTAGCGATATTAAAAAAGTAATACAATGGTATAATTTACTTCAAAAAAATGATCTTTTAGATTTTACTGATGAAACTGAAGATGACAATGAAACTGTAAGTGAAACTCCAGTTTCAGAGAACGAATAA
- a CDS encoding tetratricopeptide repeat protein, with protein sequence MEFSPNNNELPLIKFESMLKTNHVLFFDSEEFENIIHYYLDLGKIALAKKAIKLGLDQHPTSTNLKLFKIEVFVFENKLEQADSMLNDLYMLEPQNEEIYIQKANILSKRDQHEQAIDVLKKAINLADETADLYSLIGMEYLFLDKFEEAKDSFIKCLEEDLEDYSALYNMIYCFEFMEQHEEAIKYLNLYLDQNPYSEVAWHQLGKQYYALKRYKKAIAAYDFAIISDDTFVGAYIEKGKVLEKLKRFEDAIESYTTSLSLDDPTSFALLRIGQCYEKLDKTELAIKYYKQTVHEDPLLDKGWVAITKFYSKQKNFQKALYYINKAISIDGENVKYWKLYAQINHRLNFLEEAEFGYKKAIELGNYELNTWLSRCDILIKIGEPEAAIFNLLQAAEFYPENAEIEYRLAGLYFKGNEIEKASFHLKNGLHYNPEYVFIIEELFPETYSSKLVKKALKAKD encoded by the coding sequence ATGGAGTTCAGTCCTAACAACAACGAGTTACCTTTAATTAAATTTGAATCAATGCTTAAAACAAACCATGTGTTGTTTTTTGATTCAGAAGAATTTGAAAATATAATTCACTACTACTTAGATTTAGGAAAAATTGCACTGGCTAAAAAAGCCATAAAATTAGGTTTAGATCAACATCCTACAAGTACCAATTTAAAACTCTTTAAAATTGAAGTTTTTGTTTTTGAAAACAAATTGGAACAAGCAGATAGTATGTTAAACGATTTGTATATGTTAGAACCTCAGAATGAAGAAATTTACATTCAGAAGGCTAATATCTTATCAAAACGAGACCAGCACGAGCAAGCCATAGATGTCTTAAAAAAAGCCATTAATCTTGCCGATGAAACTGCAGATTTGTATTCTTTAATAGGCATGGAATATTTATTCTTAGACAAATTTGAAGAAGCAAAAGATAGTTTTATTAAATGTTTAGAAGAAGATCTTGAAGACTATTCTGCTCTATATAACATGATTTACTGTTTTGAATTCATGGAACAGCATGAAGAAGCAATTAAGTATCTTAATTTATATTTAGATCAGAATCCGTATAGTGAAGTTGCTTGGCACCAACTTGGTAAACAATATTATGCTTTAAAACGCTATAAAAAAGCGATTGCTGCCTACGATTTTGCAATTATCTCAGACGATACATTTGTAGGCGCTTATATTGAAAAAGGAAAAGTTCTTGAAAAACTTAAACGTTTTGAAGATGCTATAGAAAGTTATACCACATCACTATCTTTAGACGACCCTACTTCCTTTGCGCTGTTACGTATTGGCCAATGCTACGAGAAACTAGACAAAACAGAACTTGCAATTAAATATTATAAACAAACGGTACATGAGGATCCGTTATTAGATAAAGGTTGGGTAGCAATTACAAAATTTTACAGCAAACAAAAAAACTTTCAAAAAGCATTATATTACATAAACAAAGCCATAAGTATTGATGGTGAAAATGTAAAATATTGGAAGTTATATGCTCAAATTAACCATCGTTTAAATTTTTTAGAAGAAGCAGAATTCGGCTATAAAAAAGCAATCGAGTTAGGAAATTACGAATTAAATACATGGCTATCTCGTTGCGATATTCTAATAAAAATAGGAGAACCAGAAGCTGCTATCTTTAATTTATTGCAAGCTGCAGAATTCTATCCAGAAAATGCAGAGATAGAATATCGTTTAGCAGGGTTGTATTTTAAAGGCAATGAAATTGAAAAAGCTTCATTTCACTTAAAAAATGGTTTACACTATAATCCTGAATATGTTTTTATTATTGAAGAACTCTTTCCGGAAACATATTCATCTAAACTCGTTAAAAAAGCGCTTAAAGCAAAAGATTAG
- a CDS encoding shikimate dehydrogenase family protein: protein MNKLGLLGKQISYSFSNTYFKKKFEDLNIKDTTYQNFDLDDISEFPSILKNNPEIKGLNVTIPYKEQIIPFLDDLDDQAKEIGAVNTIKLTKTGKLIGSNTDYYGFKKSIEPHLKPHHNYALILGTGGASKAIAYALKNLNIPFKYVSRSPKNNQTISYNELLQSGLKDYKLIINCSPVGTFPNVNDCPNIPYKDITADHLLFDLIYNPEETLFLKKGKAKHATILNGYNMLVNQAEKSWEIWNL from the coding sequence ATGAATAAATTAGGCTTACTAGGAAAACAAATTTCATATTCGTTTTCTAACACATATTTTAAAAAAAAATTTGAAGATTTAAATATTAAAGATACCACATATCAAAACTTTGATTTAGATGATATCTCAGAATTTCCTTCGATATTAAAAAACAATCCAGAAATAAAAGGCTTAAACGTAACCATTCCTTATAAAGAACAAATTATACCTTTTTTAGACGACCTAGACGATCAAGCCAAAGAAATTGGAGCTGTAAATACTATAAAGCTAACTAAAACAGGAAAACTTATTGGGAGTAATACCGATTATTATGGATTTAAAAAATCTATAGAACCCCATTTAAAACCTCATCATAATTACGCATTAATTTTAGGTACTGGAGGTGCTAGTAAAGCTATAGCTTATGCTTTAAAAAATTTAAACATCCCTTTTAAATATGTTTCAAGGTCTCCAAAAAACAACCAAACTATAAGCTATAATGAGCTACTACAATCTGGGTTAAAAGACTATAAACTAATAATTAATTGTTCGCCGGTTGGCACATTTCCCAATGTAAATGATTGTCCGAATATACCGTATAAAGACATCACAGCAGACCATTTACTTTTCGATTTAATATACAATCCCGAAGAAACCCTGTTTTTAAAAAAAGGTAAAGCAAAACACGCTACAATTTTAAATGGCTACAATATGCTTGTAAATCAGGCAGAAAAATCTTGGGAGATTTGGAATTTATAA
- the mazG gene encoding nucleoside triphosphate pyrophosphohydrolase: protein MNTRAQQLQAFDRLLTIMDELREQCPWDKKQTMESLRHLTIEETYELGDAILDNDLQEIKKELGDVLLHIVFYSKIGSETNTFDIADVCNGICEKLIDRHPHIYGDVKVENEEDVKRNWENLKLKEGNTSVLQGVPSSLPALVKASRIQDKVAGVGFDWEEPHQVWEKVEEELEELKVEIKNGNQQNMENEFGDVLFSLVNYARFLKINPENALERTNKKFKKRFEYLETQASILNKSLKDMTLQEMDVFWEEAKKL from the coding sequence ATGAATACACGTGCCCAACAACTTCAAGCTTTTGATAGATTATTAACCATTATGGATGAACTTCGCGAACAATGTCCTTGGGATAAAAAACAGACTATGGAATCGCTACGTCATTTAACGATTGAAGAAACTTACGAACTTGGTGATGCTATTTTAGATAACGATTTACAAGAAATAAAAAAAGAATTAGGAGACGTTTTACTTCATATTGTATTTTATTCAAAAATTGGAAGTGAAACCAATACTTTTGATATAGCAGATGTTTGTAATGGTATCTGTGAAAAATTAATAGATAGACACCCGCATATTTATGGTGATGTGAAAGTAGAAAATGAAGAAGATGTAAAACGAAATTGGGAAAATTTAAAATTAAAAGAAGGGAATACAAGTGTGCTGCAGGGCGTTCCAAGTAGTTTGCCTGCGTTGGTTAAAGCTAGTCGTATTCAAGACAAAGTCGCCGGAGTTGGTTTTGATTGGGAAGAACCACACCAAGTTTGGGAAAAAGTAGAAGAAGAACTCGAGGAGTTAAAGGTTGAAATAAAAAATGGTAATCAGCAAAATATGGAAAATGAATTTGGAGATGTATTATTTTCTTTAGTCAATTACGCTAGGTTTTTAAAGATTAATCCAGAAAATGCACTAGAGCGAACCAATAAAAAATTTAAAAAAAGATTTGAATATTTAGAGACTCAGGCAAGTATATTAAATAAGTCTTTAAAGGATATGACACTCCAAGAAATGGATGTATTTTGGGAAGAAGCAAAAAAACTTTAA
- a CDS encoding DUF349 domain-containing protein: protein MSEQDNLHPVDGNEEKQSIASTSEEISQTQNTTSTEDVKNEDVVFEEIEASNAEDAEDEGNNDRHTIPFKEYDTMSLEALVIELEKLVSSEKVQAIKEHVDGIKNEFNSKFNTLIDEKKEEFLNDGGNEIDFYYSSPIQKRFKDAYKEYRGKLHAHYKNIENNLKSNLDNRLQIIEEIKGLINVEENINTTYKHFKDLQEQWRNAGPIPRDKYNNAWNSYHHHVEIFYDFLHLNRDLRDLDFKHNLDLKLKIIERAEELAQDDDTNRSFRELQVLHKMWKEELGPVSKEYREEIWNRFKAATKIIHNKRQAYYDQLDLVYEKNLEKKTEIIEKIEALTATGAKSHNGWQSKIKEIEQLREAFFSAGKVPLKVNEATWAKFKEAVRAFNRKKNVFYKDLKKEQFDNLQKKLELIKIAEANKDNEDTEVTTPLMKKIQNDWKKIGHVPRKDSDKIWKQFKAACNAYFDKLHAKRNAENEVENQAFKAKSELLDTIKSLELTNNKDTDLSTIKTQITAWKAIGRVPSNKRFIEGKFNKALDELFKQIKIDKNEAELIKFENKLDELNSTEDTRHLDNERLFIRKKIDEIKSEINQLENNLQFFTNVKDDNPLVKEVHANIAKHKDELKLWKTKLSKIKALY, encoded by the coding sequence ATGTCAGAGCAAGATAACCTACACCCTGTAGACGGAAACGAAGAAAAACAAAGTATAGCTTCAACTTCGGAAGAAATATCACAAACACAAAATACAACTTCTACTGAAGATGTAAAAAATGAAGACGTCGTTTTCGAAGAAATCGAAGCCTCAAATGCTGAAGATGCCGAAGATGAAGGTAACAATGACAGGCATACTATTCCGTTTAAAGAATACGATACTATGTCTTTAGAAGCCTTGGTTATCGAACTTGAAAAATTAGTTTCAAGTGAAAAAGTTCAGGCAATTAAAGAACATGTTGATGGCATTAAAAATGAATTTAACTCTAAATTTAATACATTAATAGACGAGAAAAAAGAAGAGTTTTTAAACGATGGTGGTAATGAAATAGACTTCTATTATTCTAGCCCAATACAAAAACGCTTTAAAGACGCTTATAAAGAATACAGAGGAAAATTACACGCACATTATAAAAATATAGAAAATAATTTAAAATCTAATTTAGATAATAGACTACAAATTATTGAAGAAATTAAAGGCTTAATTAATGTAGAAGAAAACATTAATACAACCTACAAACACTTTAAAGACTTACAAGAACAATGGCGTAATGCTGGTCCTATTCCTAGAGATAAGTACAATAATGCTTGGAATAGCTATCACCATCATGTAGAGATTTTTTATGATTTTTTACATCTAAATCGCGATTTAAGAGATTTAGATTTTAAACACAATTTAGATTTAAAATTAAAAATTATTGAACGTGCTGAAGAATTAGCTCAAGACGACGATACTAATCGTTCGTTTAGAGAATTGCAAGTACTTCATAAAATGTGGAAAGAAGAACTGGGTCCTGTATCTAAAGAATATAGAGAAGAAATCTGGAATCGTTTTAAAGCTGCTACAAAAATTATTCACAATAAACGCCAAGCGTATTACGATCAATTAGATTTAGTTTACGAGAAAAATCTTGAGAAGAAAACTGAAATCATTGAAAAAATTGAAGCTTTAACAGCTACAGGAGCAAAATCTCACAATGGTTGGCAGTCAAAAATTAAAGAAATTGAACAGTTAAGAGAAGCTTTCTTTAGCGCAGGAAAGGTGCCTTTAAAAGTAAATGAAGCCACTTGGGCTAAATTTAAAGAAGCTGTCCGCGCTTTTAATCGAAAAAAGAATGTCTTCTATAAAGATTTAAAGAAGGAACAGTTTGATAATCTTCAGAAAAAATTAGAGCTTATAAAAATCGCTGAAGCGAATAAAGACAATGAAGATACAGAGGTAACAACACCTCTAATGAAAAAAATACAAAACGATTGGAAAAAAATTGGTCATGTTCCGCGTAAAGACAGTGACAAAATTTGGAAACAATTTAAAGCCGCTTGTAATGCTTATTTTGACAAGTTACACGCTAAAAGAAATGCAGAGAACGAAGTAGAAAATCAAGCTTTTAAAGCAAAAAGTGAGCTTTTAGACACCATTAAATCTTTAGAATTAACTAATAATAAAGATACAGACTTAAGTACAATAAAAACCCAAATTACAGCCTGGAAAGCGATTGGACGAGTACCAAGCAACAAACGTTTTATAGAAGGTAAATTTAATAAAGCTTTAGACGAACTCTTTAAACAAATAAAAATTGATAAAAATGAAGCTGAACTAATTAAGTTTGAAAATAAATTAGATGAACTTAATAGTACAGAAGACACAAGACACTTAGATAATGAGCGCCTATTTATACGCAAAAAAATAGACGAAATTAAGAGTGAAATTAATCAACTTGAAAATAACCTACAGTTCTTTACAAATGTTAAAGACGACAATCCTTTAGTTAAAGAAGTCCATGCAAATATTGCTAAACACAAAGACGAATTAAAACTATGGAAAACCAAACTTAGTAAAATAAAAGCCTTATATTAA
- a CDS encoding DUF368 domain-containing protein — protein MQRQLKDYLIISLKGLAMGAADAVPGVSGGTIAFISGIYEELIATISGINLSLFKTLKTDGFIAFWKQLNGNFITALLIGIIVSFISFMRVAKYLLEHHPVLIWSFFFGLIIASIFFVGKQIERWNMAAILSLIAGAILAYYITTLPSLSSTASPWFLFFAGAIAICAMILPGISGSFILLILGAYKTLSDALHDFDIKKILLFVSGAVVGLLSFSHLLKWLFKHYHNITLAVLTGFIFGSLNKVWPWKITATVLEKETGRILPFSEVSELGTLSIFEKQTQLTEIYKTVVERSTSPSIYSNMNQIDAQLIPAIGLMIAGFLTIFILERVGTNKS, from the coding sequence ATGCAACGACAATTAAAAGACTATCTAATCATTTCACTTAAAGGATTAGCAATGGGAGCTGCCGATGCTGTTCCTGGAGTTTCTGGAGGAACAATCGCTTTTATTTCTGGAATCTATGAAGAACTTATCGCAACAATAAGCGGTATAAATCTATCTCTATTTAAAACACTTAAAACAGATGGTTTTATTGCGTTTTGGAAACAATTAAACGGTAATTTTATTACGGCATTACTCATAGGTATTATTGTTAGTTTTATCTCGTTTATGCGTGTTGCTAAATATTTACTAGAACACCACCCTGTACTGATTTGGTCATTTTTTTTCGGATTAATAATTGCAAGTATATTTTTTGTTGGAAAACAAATAGAGCGTTGGAATATGGCCGCAATTTTAAGCCTTATTGCTGGTGCAATTTTAGCGTATTATATTACCACACTACCTTCTTTAAGTAGCACTGCAAGCCCTTGGTTTTTATTTTTCGCAGGTGCTATAGCTATTTGCGCCATGATTTTACCAGGAATTTCAGGATCTTTTATTTTACTAATATTAGGTGCCTATAAAACATTAAGTGATGCTTTACACGATTTTGACATAAAAAAAATACTGTTATTTGTGTCTGGTGCAGTAGTTGGACTATTAAGTTTTAGCCATTTATTAAAATGGTTATTTAAACATTATCACAACATTACATTAGCTGTTTTAACTGGATTTATTTTTGGATCTTTAAATAAAGTTTGGCCTTGGAAAATAACAGCCACTGTTTTAGAAAAAGAAACTGGGCGTATTTTACCTTTTTCTGAAGTTTCAGAACTGGGAACACTTTCAATTTTCGAAAAACAAACACAACTTACAGAAATATACAAAACAGTTGTAGAGCGCAGTACCTCACCTAGTATATATTCTAATATGAATCAAATAGACGCTCAACTTATACCTGCAATTGGCTTAATGATTGCTGGATTTTTAACTATCTTTATTTTAGAAAGAGTTGGGACCAATAAAAGTTAA
- a CDS encoding NAD(P)/FAD-dependent oxidoreductase, with protein MENKKTIIVVGGGFAGLEFINQLKHAHQYKIILVDLNNYNFFPPLLYQVAAGFMEPSAISYPFRKILRKHDNVKFYMGELLKVVPEDNKIVLSNGELNYDILVMASGAETNFFGNKNIENYSLPMKTISDALALRNVIFTRLERATRIQDPERRKTLLSFVIAGAGPTGVELSGLFSEMRAHILKKDYPELNTEDLGNIYLIDGQDAVLAAMSKKTQGYTYENLKKYGVVIKLNTFVKDFKNDVVYLSDGTEINSRNLIWAAGISARTFEGFKAESFGRGKRLKTDAYNLVEGYKNIYAIGDTSLVFGDKNYPEGHPQLAQVAIQQAKRLGKNLKANTWKPFKYTDKGSMAIIGSNKAVTDGPEHKFFLKGFIAWCVWIFVHIMSLVNFRNRMRAFYDWMGYYINKDQSFRMIIRPKEKIKAESEK; from the coding sequence ATGGAAAATAAGAAAACAATTATAGTTGTTGGTGGTGGTTTTGCGGGTTTAGAGTTTATCAATCAACTTAAACATGCACACCAATACAAAATTATTCTCGTAGACTTAAATAATTACAATTTTTTTCCACCCCTACTCTATCAAGTTGCAGCAGGTTTTATGGAGCCTTCTGCCATCAGTTACCCCTTTAGAAAAATTTTAAGAAAACATGACAATGTAAAATTTTACATGGGTGAACTCCTTAAAGTTGTTCCTGAAGATAACAAAATTGTTTTAAGTAACGGTGAATTAAATTACGATATATTAGTAATGGCTTCTGGTGCAGAAACAAATTTCTTTGGCAATAAAAATATTGAAAATTATAGTTTGCCAATGAAAACGATATCTGATGCTTTAGCTTTACGTAATGTTATTTTTACACGTTTAGAGCGGGCTACACGAATACAAGATCCAGAACGAAGAAAAACTTTACTATCTTTTGTAATAGCAGGAGCTGGACCAACTGGAGTAGAACTATCTGGTTTATTTTCTGAAATGCGTGCACATATTCTAAAAAAAGATTATCCAGAACTAAATACTGAAGATTTAGGTAACATTTATCTTATAGACGGTCAGGATGCTGTGCTTGCAGCCATGTCGAAAAAAACCCAAGGGTACACCTACGAAAATTTAAAAAAATATGGTGTTGTTATAAAATTAAACACCTTTGTAAAAGACTTTAAAAATGATGTCGTTTATCTCTCTGATGGCACAGAAATTAATTCTAGAAACTTAATCTGGGCCGCAGGAATATCTGCAAGAACTTTTGAAGGTTTTAAAGCCGAGAGTTTTGGACGTGGAAAACGTTTAAAAACAGACGCCTATAATTTAGTTGAAGGTTACAAAAACATTTATGCTATCGGGGATACTTCCTTAGTTTTTGGAGATAAAAATTATCCTGAAGGTCATCCACAATTAGCACAAGTTGCCATACAACAAGCCAAGCGTTTAGGTAAAAATTTAAAAGCAAATACCTGGAAACCTTTTAAATACACAGATAAAGGGTCTATGGCTATAATTGGAAGTAATAAAGCGGTTACAGACGGTCCAGAACACAAATTCTTTTTAAAAGGGTTTATTGCTTGGTGTGTTTGGATTTTTGTACACATCATGTCTTTAGTTAATTTTAGAAACAGAATGCGTGCTTTCTATGATTGGATGGGGTATTATATAAATAAAGACCAATCCTTTAGAATGATTATTAGACCTAAAGAAAAAATAAAAGCCGAAAGTGAAAAATAA